The Scatophagus argus isolate fScaArg1 chromosome 20, fScaArg1.pri, whole genome shotgun sequence genome window below encodes:
- the gdnfa gene encoding glial cell line-derived neurotrophic factor isoform X1: MSRVLRRRQTFFIGTESKMKLWDVLATCLLLLTSVATRPLYQNTQPAKRTYFPSSFSDSASLSVEDEEPTFQRKDHNPQENSMEDQYDITGPYPEQFDDVMDFIEATIGRLRRSSDPRGGSRGRREQRQRGAATTGGARGEERGHGDRRRGRGRGGSRGGKGGRGEKGRERLSVQTRGCLLKEVHLNVTDLGLGYQTKEELIFRYCSGPCVEAETNYDKILNNLTHNKKLDKDTPSRTCCRPIAFDDDLSFLDDNVVYHTLKKHSARKCGCV, encoded by the exons ATGTCCAGAGTGCTGAGACGGAGACAAA CTTTCTTCATAGGAACTGAGTCTAAGATGAAGTTATGGGATGTTTTGGCCACGTGCTTGTTGCTCCTGACCTCTGTTGCTACACGGCCTCTCTATCAAAACACTCAGCCAGCCAAGAGGACTTACTTCCCCAGCAGCTTCAGTGATTCTGCGTCCCTGTCTGTGGAGGACGAAGAGCCGACGTTCCAGCGCAAAGACCACAACCCGCAGGAGAACTCCATGGAGGATCAAT ATGACATCACAGGTCCCTATCCAGAGCAGTTTGACGATGTGATGGATTTTATCGAGGCCACCATTGGCAGACTCAGGAGATCGTCAGATCCCAGGGGGGGCTCCAGGGGACGGAGGgagcaaagacagagaggagcagcaacCACAGGAGGTGCAAGAGGCGAGGAGAGAGGACACGGTGACAGGAGGCGTGGTCGTGGGCGAGGGGGAAGCCGAGGTGGAAAAGGAGGGCGAGGtgagaaggggagggagaggctTTCGGTGCAGACTCGAGGCTGCTTGCTAAAGGAGGTCCACCTGAATGTGACGGACTTGGGGCTGGGCTACCAAACTAAAGAGGAACTGATCTTTCGGTACTGTAGTGGTCCCTGCGTGGAGGCGGAGACCAACTACGACAAGATCCTCAACAACCTCACACACAACAAGAAGCTGGACAAGGACACGCCCTCTCGTACCTGCTGTCGACCAATCGCTTTCGATGATGACTTATCTTTCTTGGACGACAATGTAGTCTATCATACGCTGAAGAAGCATTCAGCGAGGAAGTGTGGCTGTGTCTGA
- the gdnfa gene encoding glial cell line-derived neurotrophic factor isoform X2: protein MKLWDVLATCLLLLTSVATRPLYQNTQPAKRTYFPSSFSDSASLSVEDEEPTFQRKDHNPQENSMEDQYDITGPYPEQFDDVMDFIEATIGRLRRSSDPRGGSRGRREQRQRGAATTGGARGEERGHGDRRRGRGRGGSRGGKGGRGEKGRERLSVQTRGCLLKEVHLNVTDLGLGYQTKEELIFRYCSGPCVEAETNYDKILNNLTHNKKLDKDTPSRTCCRPIAFDDDLSFLDDNVVYHTLKKHSARKCGCV from the exons ATGAAGTTATGGGATGTTTTGGCCACGTGCTTGTTGCTCCTGACCTCTGTTGCTACACGGCCTCTCTATCAAAACACTCAGCCAGCCAAGAGGACTTACTTCCCCAGCAGCTTCAGTGATTCTGCGTCCCTGTCTGTGGAGGACGAAGAGCCGACGTTCCAGCGCAAAGACCACAACCCGCAGGAGAACTCCATGGAGGATCAAT ATGACATCACAGGTCCCTATCCAGAGCAGTTTGACGATGTGATGGATTTTATCGAGGCCACCATTGGCAGACTCAGGAGATCGTCAGATCCCAGGGGGGGCTCCAGGGGACGGAGGgagcaaagacagagaggagcagcaacCACAGGAGGTGCAAGAGGCGAGGAGAGAGGACACGGTGACAGGAGGCGTGGTCGTGGGCGAGGGGGAAGCCGAGGTGGAAAAGGAGGGCGAGGtgagaaggggagggagaggctTTCGGTGCAGACTCGAGGCTGCTTGCTAAAGGAGGTCCACCTGAATGTGACGGACTTGGGGCTGGGCTACCAAACTAAAGAGGAACTGATCTTTCGGTACTGTAGTGGTCCCTGCGTGGAGGCGGAGACCAACTACGACAAGATCCTCAACAACCTCACACACAACAAGAAGCTGGACAAGGACACGCCCTCTCGTACCTGCTGTCGACCAATCGCTTTCGATGATGACTTATCTTTCTTGGACGACAATGTAGTCTATCATACGCTGAAGAAGCATTCAGCGAGGAAGTGTGGCTGTGTCTGA